Proteins co-encoded in one Rhopalosiphum maidis isolate BTI-1 chromosome 2, ASM367621v3, whole genome shotgun sequence genomic window:
- the LOC113554060 gene encoding PRELI domain-containing protein 1, mitochondrial: protein MVKFFENKSLFPFRWDQVVHGFWHRYPNPESKHVLSEDVLHREVKEKKLHSIRLFTKTNKLPKWGERFINTNVVKIVEESILDPSKKTLVTYTRNVGYASVMGVTEKVVYKVNEENPSTTVAERSVWIESNVYGMSKAIQAFGMQRFKVNSTKAVKGFNYVLNSMYGSNTSSSSGVLLHQKEKLKDALKQTNYKTGTLYVH, encoded by the exons atggtaaaattttttgaaaataaaagtttattccCATTCAGATGGGATCAAGTTGTTCATGGTTTTTGGCATCGTTATCCTAACCCAGAAAG cAAGCATGTATTATCCGAGGATGTGTTACATAGAGaagtgaaagaaaaaaaattacattctaTTAGGTTATTTACGAAAACTAACAAGTTACCAAAATGGGGTGaacgttttataaatactaatgttgtaaaaattgttgaaGAATCAATTTTAGATCCTTCAAAAAAGACATTGGTAACATATACAAGAAATGTTGGATATGCAAGTGTTATG ggTGTGACAGAAAAAGTTGTTTATAAAGTCAATGAAGAAAATCCAAGTACTACAGTGGCAGAGAGATCAGTGTGGATTGAATCAAATGTGTATGGAATGTCTAAAGCTATTCAAGCATTTGGAATGCAGCGATTTAAAGTTAACAGTACTAAAGCAGTAAAAGGATTTAATTATGTACTCAATAGTATGTATGGTAGTAATACTTCAAGTTCATCTGGTGTATTATTACACcagaaagaaaaattaaaggaTGCtcttaaacaaacaaattacaaaactGGAACTCTTTATGTTCA ttaa